The following are encoded in a window of Phragmites australis chromosome 22, lpPhrAust1.1, whole genome shotgun sequence genomic DNA:
- the LOC133904888 gene encoding CRC domain-containing protein TSO1-like, with amino-acid sequence MDMEEAPKAPPFEPAGSEPDDAHRIPPPPAPSPAPPAATEAAAPPTSAIAAAVSPPPAEANGNSDRKRKRKAEEGEGCKTCSCKKSKCLKLYCVCFASGSHCTESCGCEPCLNKSVQGAPRSAPVLPLKLVQTSEAGQDSAEHLIRSPMDLFRRKCTCKKSGCLKKYCDCYQGGAGCSINCKCDDCRNPYGRKVGVILDGKSGLAAPTLNERNGTEVDDSSDDEDDYYMNRALSPIPPSPVSRESSFHQDTLVGVEVQTMNGHLYPKPLTQVRPEPSSWQLSRRPGEEARGEQWRFSRRPSEDGTSDAMEGHADPKFHRDNKKPESHVDRFSIPQCIEVMNAMSDLSPIEKSLAPDVFLDPSNREIFLSLSVDIRTMWLKRKMKSLV; translated from the exons ATGGACATGGAGGaggccccgaaggccccaccgtTTGAGCCCGCCGGATCGGAGCCTGACGACGCCCACCGCatccctcctcctcccgccccctcccccgccCCGCCCGCCGCCACCGAAGCTGCCGCGCCCCCTACCTCCGCGATCGCCGCCGCTGTGTCTCCGCCGCCGGCGGAGGCGAACGGCAACTCCGACAGGAAGAGGAA GAGGAAGGCGGAGGAAGGGGAAGGGTGCAAGACGTGCAGCTGCAAGAAGTCCAAGTGCCTCAAGCT CTACTGCGTGTGTTTTGCTTCTGGATCACATTGTACTGAATCATGTGGATGTGAACCTTGTCTCAACAAGTCTGTTCAAGGTGCTCCACGGAGTGCACCAGTTTTGCCTCTGAAACTTGTCCAAACATCAGAGGCCGGTCAAGATTCAGCG GAACATCTTATAAGATCCCCTATGGATCTTTTTAGAAGAAAATGCACTTGCAAGAAGTCAGGCTGCCTTAAGAAATACTGTGATTGCTACCAG ggAGGGGCAGGATGTTCCATCAACTGTAAATGCGATGATTGTAGAAACCCGTATGGGAGAAAAG TTGGAGTTATTTTGGATGGTAAAAGTGGTCTTGCTGCACCTACACTGAATGAAAGAAATGGGACAGAAGTTGACgactcaagtgatgatgaagatgattatTACATGAATCGTGCATTGTCACCTATCCCTCCATCTCCAGTATCCAGAGAGTCTTCTTTCCACCAGGACACTCTAGTTGGCGTTGAGGTCCAGACTATGAATGGGCACCTATACCCGAAACCACTGACTCAAGTGCGGCCTGAGCCATCGTCATGGCAGCTCTCCAGGAGGCCCGGTGAGGAAGCTCGGGGAGAACAATGGCGCTTTTCAAGGAGGCCCAGCGAGGATGGAACCTCTGATGCTATGGAAGGGCATGCTGACCCCAAGTTCCACAGAGACAACAAGAAGCCGGAGAGCCATGTGGACAGGTTCAGCATCCCACAGTGTATCGAGGTGATGAATGCCATGTCAGATCTCTCGCCAATTGAGAAGTCGCTGGCACCAGACGTCTTCTTGGATCCAAGCAACAGGGAGATTTTCCTTTCGCTGAGTGTAGATATTAGGACCATGTGGCTGAAGCGTAAGATGAAGAGCCTTGTCTAG
- the LOC133904689 gene encoding protein tesmin/TSO1-like CXC 2, with product MDTPDRPRAGDAAGFEDSPVFNFINNLSPIPVPKPLDSAHNVQLFKSSDLAHVSSIFASPHVNPAKEPKFLIRDDSVQVAQESNSPNSVRTRIGSSSTFRLIRCSNIVSENCNITCHLNEASNVSSDNTQNGVGSVESDKNQCADGETDLTVSQECTDLEGIILDQSGPNKMDPSHSGKGVHENQLSEQNKDGLTAFNGDYMITHQPSVMLTLAVPFEAETLSLNDTLKTDNAYSCKSLLNDKSSGYYIQNSVHEPHLYWVGAVDGATVDYTPQMLPDALQSQLMPNDQICNKLNQPSDYMPTEQNALSQHLRGMRRRSLFNEKAGATNVNKASDHHFASSSTPKCKIISGDNNSKPLRTPPCALPGIGLHLNALATLSKGKIAPQDTQSTLNQSSILPCPAGSSPPPSEQNIINDDFSQTTNVASAEDPSQGSPKKKRHKFDNGDDTSCKRCSCKKSKCLKLYCECFAAGVYCSEPCSCQGCLNTHSHMETVLSTRQQIESRNPLAFAPKVTHTSDPDQELGDYTNKTPASARHKRGCNCKKSSCTKKYCECFQGGAGCSMSCRCEGCKNGFGRREGVAVLSIEEAKWPLEEKNACVKEEKCENDKYLVIYQATDPAPAENVLATPLIVDCRPLVALPPPSSKKPQPRSSTKVTGHSSRLCNSQAPLKSDILLSPFKNYAEMFLGDSTPETLNGNSSPQTSVKVVSPNKKRISPPRIGTGLSPICKSGRKFILKSIPSFPSLGGDINSEDPKSKSPAP from the exons ATGGACACGCCGGATAGGCCCCGCGCCGGCGACGCCGCCGGGTTCGAG GACTCTCCTGTCTTTAATTTCATCAACAATCTCTCACCTATACCAGTACCTAAACCTTTAGACTCAGCACATAATGTGCAGCTATTCAAGTCATCGGACTTGGCACATGTttcttcaatctttgcctcacCACATGTCAATCCAGCAAAGGAACCTAAATTTCTCATCAG GGATGATTCTGTTCAAGTTGCCCAAGAATCAAACTCACCTAACAGTGTTAGAACTCGGATAGGAAGCTCAAGCACTTTTAGATTGATCAGATGCAGCAACATTGTTTCAGAGAATTGCAATATCACTTGTCATCTAAACGAGGCTTCTAATGTTTCTTCAGATAATACACAGAATGGTGTTGGCAGTGTGGAAAGTGACAAGAATCAATGTGCTGATGGTGAAACAGACCTTACTGTATCCCAGGAGTGTACAGACCTAGAAGGTATTATCCTTGATCAGAGTGGCCCAAACAAAATGGATCCATCACATTCTGGTAAAGGTGTGCATGAAAACCAGCTATCTGAACAAAATAAGGATGGGCTCACTGCATTTAATGGGGATTACATGATTACGCACCAACCAAGTGTTATGCTGACATTAGCTGTGCCATTTGAGGCAGAAACACTGTCATTGAATGATACACTAAAAACTGATAATGCCTACTCTTGTAAGTCCTTGCTGAATGACAAGTCGAGTGGTTATTACATCCAAAATTCTGTGCATGAGCCTCATCTTTACTGGGTTGGGGCAGTTGATGGGGCGACAGTAGATTATACTCCCCAAATGCTCCCTGATGCTTTGCAAAGTCAGTTGATGCCAAATGATCAAATCTGTAACAAGCTCAATCAGCCCAGTGATTACATGCCAACCGAACAAAAT GCCTTGTCACAGCATTTACGGGGCATGCGTAGGCGCAGCCTTTTCAACGAGAAGGCAGGGGCTACTAATGTAAATAAAGCTTCAGATCATCATTTTGCAAGTTCATCTACCCCCAAATGCAAAATTATTTCTGGCGACaacaactcaaagcctctgagAACCCCTCCATGCGCATTGCCTGGTATTGGCTTGCATTTAAATGCCCTTGCCACAttatcaaaaggaaaaatagcCCCTCAAGACACCCAATCTACTCTAAATCAATCCAGCATCTTACCATGCCCTGCTGGATCTTCTCCACCACCATctgaacaaaatattataaatGACGATTTTTCTCAAACAACCAATGTTGCAAGTGCTGAAGATCCTAGTCAGGGCAGTCCCAAGAAGAAAAG GCACAAGTTTGATAATGGTGATGACACTTCATGCAAGCGTTGTAGCTGTAAGAAGTCAAAATGCTTGAAACT TTATTGTGAGTGCTTTGCGGCTGGAGTATACTGTTCAGAGCCCTGTTCATGTCAAGGCTGTCTGAATACCCATAGCCATATGGAAACAGTTCTATCTACTCGACAGCAGATTGAATCTCGGAATCCATTAGCATTTGCCCCTAAAGTAACTCACACATCTGATCCTGACCAGGAATTAGGG GACTACACCAACAAAACTCCTGCTTCAGCTCGTCACAAAAGAGGCTGCAACTGCAAGAAGTCATCTTGTACAAAAAAATACTGTGAATGCTTTCAG GGTGGTGCGGGATGCTCCATGAGTTGCAGATGCGAGGGCTGTAAGAATGGTTTTGGAAGAAGGGAGG GAGTTGCTGTGTTAAGCATAGAGGAAGCTAAGTGGCCACTAGAAGAAAAGAATGCTTGTgtgaaagaagaaaaatgtgaaaatgacaAATATCTCGTTATCTACCAAGCTACTGACCCTGCTCCTGCTGAGAATGTACTGGCAACACCTTTGATTGTGGACTGCAG ACCCTTGGTTGCTCTTCCACCCCCAAGCTCCAAGAAGCCACAGCCACGATCTTCGACAAAAGTCACTGGACATTCTTCTCGGCTGTGCAACTCTCAAGCTCCTCTGAAATCTGACATTCTGCTCTCCCCGTTCAAAAACTACGCAGAGATGTTTCTTGGGGATAGCACACCAGAAACCCTGAATGGAAATTCGTCTCCTCAAACTTCTGTCAAGGTTGTGTCCCCTAATAAGAAGAGAATCTCCCCCCCACGTATTGGCACAGGATTGTCTCCAATCTGTAAGAGTGGCAGGAAGTTTATTCTCAAGTCCATCCCTTCTTTCCCTTCTCTCGGTGGTGACATAAACAGTGAGGATCCAAAGAGCAAGTCACCAGcgccttga